One Micromonospora craniellae genomic region harbors:
- the fabG gene encoding 3-oxoacyl-ACP reductase FabG: MSEGQRVAIVTGAARGIGAATARRLAADGLAVAVVDIEESATEETVGAITAAGGRALGVGADVSDRAQVEAAVERVATELGGPTVLVNNAGVLRDNLLFKMTDADWDTVMGVHLRGAFLVSQAAQKHMVEARWGRIVSISSTSALGNRGQANYSAAKAGLQGFTKTLAIELGPFGVTVNAVAPGFIVTDMTAATAARMKIDFEAMQKHAEGEIPVRRVGRPEDVAHTISFLASEGASFVSGQVVYVAGGPRG, encoded by the coding sequence ATGTCGGAGGGGCAGCGGGTCGCGATCGTGACCGGGGCGGCGCGGGGAATCGGCGCGGCCACCGCCAGGCGGTTGGCCGCCGACGGGCTGGCCGTCGCGGTGGTCGACATCGAGGAGTCGGCCACCGAGGAGACGGTTGGCGCGATCACGGCAGCCGGTGGCCGGGCGCTCGGCGTCGGCGCGGACGTGTCCGACCGGGCACAGGTGGAGGCCGCCGTCGAGCGGGTCGCCACCGAGTTGGGCGGGCCGACCGTGCTGGTCAACAACGCCGGGGTGCTGCGGGACAACCTGCTGTTCAAGATGACCGACGCCGACTGGGACACGGTCATGGGCGTACACCTGCGGGGTGCCTTCCTGGTCAGCCAGGCCGCGCAGAAGCACATGGTCGAGGCCAGGTGGGGTCGGATCGTCAGCATCTCCAGCACGTCCGCGCTGGGCAACCGGGGGCAGGCGAACTACTCCGCCGCCAAGGCCGGGCTCCAGGGGTTCACCAAGACCCTCGCCATCGAGTTGGGGCCGTTCGGGGTGACCGTCAACGCGGTGGCGCCCGGCTTCATCGTCACCGACATGACCGCGGCCACCGCCGCCCGGATGAAGATCGACTTCGAGGCGATGCAGAAGCACGCCGAGGGGGAGATCCCGGTCCGCCGGGTCGGGCGGCCCGAGGACGTGGCACACACCATCTCGTTCCTGGCCAGCGAGGGCGCGTCCTTCGTCTCCGGTCAGGTGGTCTATGTCGCGGGCGGTCCCCGCGGCTGA
- a CDS encoding carboxylate-amine ligase has protein sequence MVRQVAAAPTRQVEETDLLTVGVEEEFLLVDPDGGAAVPAVEAVLEQVPAELHGQVEREFQTSQIEIGSPPGLELSSIRHSLALLRAALADAADAAGAQLLAIGTGPIDGPVPPVVDKPRFDRMIERYRLLVPGPGNNGMHVHVGVPDPDTGVQVLNHVRPWLPILHAVTANSPFSRGEDTGYASWRSIEWERWPSVAPTPFLTSHHHYRRLIDQLIGSGVMLDEGMLYWYARLSAKYPTVELRIGDVCPTVDDAVLVAGLVRALVATALDDIAAGRPPLPAAHHLLVGAHWRAAHDGLEGDAVDLTSGELRPAWDLLHQLVGRLGPALDRHGDLAEVTDLLDRLREHGTGAARQRAVYARTGRLEDVVADVARQTRGESPG, from the coding sequence ATGGTCAGGCAGGTGGCGGCGGCGCCGACCCGGCAGGTCGAGGAGACCGACCTGCTCACGGTGGGAGTCGAGGAGGAGTTCCTGCTGGTCGACCCGGACGGCGGTGCTGCGGTGCCCGCTGTCGAGGCGGTGCTGGAGCAGGTGCCGGCGGAACTGCACGGCCAGGTGGAACGGGAGTTCCAGACCAGCCAGATCGAGATCGGCAGCCCGCCCGGGCTGGAACTCTCCTCGATCCGGCACTCCCTCGCCCTGCTGCGCGCCGCGCTCGCCGACGCCGCCGACGCCGCCGGTGCGCAACTGCTCGCCATCGGCACCGGGCCGATCGACGGGCCAGTGCCGCCGGTGGTCGACAAGCCCCGCTTCGACCGGATGATCGAGCGGTACCGGCTGCTGGTGCCGGGGCCGGGCAACAACGGCATGCACGTGCACGTCGGGGTGCCGGACCCGGACACCGGCGTGCAGGTGCTCAACCACGTCCGCCCGTGGCTGCCGATCCTGCACGCGGTCACCGCCAACTCGCCGTTCTCCCGGGGCGAGGACACCGGGTACGCGAGCTGGCGGTCGATCGAGTGGGAACGCTGGCCGTCGGTGGCGCCCACCCCCTTCCTGACCTCCCACCACCACTACCGACGGCTGATCGACCAGCTGATCGGCAGCGGGGTGATGCTCGACGAGGGGATGCTCTACTGGTATGCCCGGCTGTCGGCCAAGTACCCGACGGTCGAGCTGCGCATCGGCGACGTCTGCCCGACGGTGGACGACGCGGTCCTGGTCGCCGGCCTGGTCCGCGCGCTGGTGGCGACCGCGCTGGACGACATCGCCGCCGGACGGCCGCCGCTGCCCGCCGCCCACCACCTGCTGGTCGGCGCGCACTGGCGGGCCGCGCACGACGGCCTGGAGGGCGACGCGGTCGACCTGACCAGTGGTGAGCTGCGCCCGGCGTGGGACCTGCTGCACCAGCTCGTCGGGCGGCTCGGGCCGGCCCTCGACCGGCACGGTGACCTCGCCGAGGTGACCGATCTGCTCGACCGGCTGCGGGAACACGGCACCGGCGCGGCGCGGCAGCGTGCGGTGTACGCGCGTACCGGCCGGTTGGAAGATGTGGTGGCGGACGTGGCGCGACAGACCCGGGGCGAGAGCCCGGGATGA
- a CDS encoding Gfo/Idh/MocA family protein, producing MRFGLFGTGHWAAQTHAAALDAHPRAELVGVWGRNPDRAAALATRYGVSAFTEVEALIEACKAVAVALPPDVQADIAARAATAGRHLLLDKPLALTVADADRVVEAAAASGVASVVFFTGRYQPEVAGFITAVAAAGAWHTATVIRFASIFQPSSPYAQSPWRREHGALWDIGPHALSVLLPVLGRVTRVTAADGPGGLVHLLLTHEGGATSTVALTLDAPPEAVAAEFTLYGDNGVEQLPEPSGSTATAFGVAVDQLLAEVDGGTRDHRCDVRFGREVVAVLAAAETARARSATVDLPA from the coding sequence ATGCGGTTCGGGTTGTTCGGCACCGGCCACTGGGCGGCGCAGACGCACGCAGCGGCGCTGGACGCGCACCCGAGGGCGGAACTGGTGGGCGTCTGGGGACGCAACCCGGATCGGGCCGCCGCGCTGGCCACCCGGTACGGCGTATCGGCCTTCACCGAGGTCGAGGCGTTGATCGAGGCGTGTAAGGCGGTGGCCGTGGCGCTGCCTCCGGACGTGCAGGCCGACATCGCCGCCCGGGCCGCCACCGCCGGCCGTCACCTGCTGCTGGACAAGCCGCTGGCGTTGACCGTCGCCGACGCGGACCGGGTGGTCGAGGCGGCCGCCGCCTCCGGCGTGGCCTCGGTGGTCTTCTTCACCGGCCGGTACCAGCCGGAGGTCGCCGGGTTCATCACGGCCGTCGCGGCGGCCGGCGCCTGGCACACCGCCACCGTGATCCGGTTCGCCTCGATCTTTCAGCCCAGCAGCCCGTACGCCCAGTCGCCCTGGCGGCGCGAGCACGGCGCGCTCTGGGACATCGGCCCGCACGCGCTGTCCGTCCTGCTGCCGGTGCTGGGCCGGGTGACCCGGGTGACGGCTGCGGACGGCCCCGGTGGCCTGGTGCACCTGCTGCTCACCCACGAGGGTGGGGCCACCAGCACGGTGGCGCTGACCCTGGACGCCCCGCCCGAGGCGGTGGCGGCGGAGTTCACCCTCTACGGCGACAACGGCGTCGAGCAGTTGCCGGAGCCGAGCGGTTCCACGGCGACCGCGTTCGGCGTGGCGGTCGACCAACTGCTGGCCGAGGTCGACGGCGGCACCCGGGACCACCGCTGCGACGTCCGCTTCGGCCGCGAGGTGGTCGCCGTCCTGGCCGCCGCCGAGACCGCCCGCGCCCGCTCCGCCACCGTCGACCTTCCCGCCTGA
- a CDS encoding DUF1349 domain-containing protein, translated as MRNIEWSSGTWHRQPVRTAVEPAGVLSVEPGAGSDLWRHTSYGFVHDDAPALLTPFPVGSAVEVDFPLDYTEQFDQAGVLVWVDDRNWVKAGVEVSDGHPQVGAVVTRDLSDWSIAQVPEWAGHEVTVRVSRTGDALTVRARVAGEQWRLVRLAPLAPDAVASAGPYCCSPSRGGLTVRFTDWRIGPADAALHIEE; from the coding sequence ATGCGGAACATCGAGTGGTCCAGCGGGACCTGGCATCGACAGCCGGTGCGGACGGCCGTGGAGCCGGCCGGCGTCCTGAGCGTCGAACCGGGAGCAGGCAGCGACCTGTGGCGGCACACCAGCTACGGGTTCGTACACGACGACGCCCCGGCACTGCTCACGCCCTTCCCGGTGGGCAGTGCGGTGGAGGTGGACTTCCCGCTCGACTACACGGAACAGTTCGACCAGGCCGGCGTACTGGTCTGGGTGGACGACCGGAACTGGGTGAAGGCCGGGGTGGAGGTCAGCGACGGCCACCCCCAGGTCGGCGCCGTGGTCACCCGGGACCTCTCCGACTGGTCGATCGCTCAGGTGCCCGAGTGGGCGGGCCACGAGGTGACGGTCCGCGTGAGCCGCACCGGTGACGCGCTGACCGTACGCGCCCGGGTGGCCGGCGAGCAGTGGCGGCTGGTCCGGCTCGCGCCGCTGGCACCCGACGCGGTGGCCTCGGCCGGGCCGTACTGCTGCTCCCCGAGCCGGGGCGGCCTGACCGTCCGGTTCACCGACTGGCGAATCGGCCCGGCCGACGCCGCCCTGCACATCGAGGAGTAG
- a CDS encoding chitinase — protein MKRSRTLVLTVVGALAAALGAVWLAPAAYAAGVTASFAKTSDWGSGWEAKYTITNGGGSTVNGWSLAFDLPTGTTLGSYWDALLTSNGQRHTFTNRSWNGAIAPGASVSFGFLGNGPGVPANCRLNGAACAGGATPTTPPPTTPPPTTPPPTTPPPTTPPPTTPPPTTPPPVTGLPKHILTGYWHNFDNPAVELRLRDVPTEYDLVAVAFADATTTPGAVAFAIDPGLSASLGGYTDADFSADVRTLQSRGKKVIISVGGETGRVAVNDAASAVAFADSVYALIQRYGFDGVDVDLENGLNPTYMAQALRSLRAKVGSRLIIAMAPQTIDMQNPTTSYFKLALDIKDILTVVNTQFYNSGAMLGCDNNAAYAQGTVNFIVALACIQLEAGLRPDQVGLGLPAGPGAAGGGIVAPSVVNAAMDCLTRGANCGSFRPPRTYPGLRGAMTWSINWDVTHNNSFARTVAPHLRTLP, from the coding sequence ATGAAACGGTCCAGAACCCTGGTGCTCACAGTGGTCGGCGCACTGGCCGCCGCGCTCGGTGCAGTCTGGCTGGCGCCCGCCGCGTACGCCGCCGGAGTCACCGCCAGCTTCGCCAAGACGTCCGACTGGGGCTCCGGTTGGGAGGCGAAGTACACCATCACCAACGGGGGCGGCAGCACGGTCAACGGCTGGAGCCTCGCCTTCGACCTGCCCACCGGCACCACGCTCGGCAGCTACTGGGACGCGCTGCTGACCTCGAATGGCCAGCGCCACACCTTCACCAACCGCTCCTGGAACGGCGCCATCGCCCCCGGCGCGTCGGTCTCCTTCGGCTTCCTCGGCAACGGTCCCGGCGTACCCGCGAACTGCCGGCTCAACGGCGCGGCCTGTGCGGGCGGCGCCACCCCGACCACCCCGCCGCCGACCACCCCGCCGCCGACCACCCCGCCGCCGACCACCCCGCCCCCGACGACCCCGCCGCCCACCACGCCACCACCGACGACCCCGCCGCCGGTCACCGGCCTGCCGAAGCACATCCTCACCGGGTACTGGCACAACTTCGACAACCCGGCGGTCGAGCTGCGGCTGCGTGACGTGCCCACCGAGTACGACCTGGTCGCGGTGGCCTTCGCCGACGCCACCACCACGCCCGGCGCGGTCGCCTTCGCCATCGACCCGGGCCTGTCCGCCTCACTCGGCGGCTATACCGACGCCGACTTCTCCGCCGACGTGCGCACCCTGCAGAGCCGGGGCAAAAAGGTGATCATCTCGGTCGGCGGCGAGACCGGCCGGGTCGCGGTGAACGACGCGGCCTCCGCGGTGGCCTTCGCCGACAGTGTGTACGCGCTGATCCAGCGCTACGGCTTCGACGGCGTCGACGTCGACCTGGAGAACGGGCTGAACCCGACCTACATGGCGCAGGCGCTGCGCTCCCTGCGCGCGAAGGTGGGCAGTCGACTGATCATCGCGATGGCTCCCCAGACCATCGACATGCAGAACCCCACCACCAGCTACTTCAAGCTGGCGCTGGACATCAAGGACATCCTGACCGTGGTGAACACCCAGTTCTACAACTCCGGGGCGATGCTCGGCTGCGACAACAACGCCGCGTACGCCCAGGGCACCGTCAACTTCATCGTCGCGCTGGCCTGCATCCAGTTGGAGGCGGGACTACGGCCGGACCAGGTCGGGCTCGGCCTGCCGGCCGGTCCCGGGGCGGCCGGTGGCGGCATCGTCGCGCCCAGCGTGGTCAACGCCGCGATGGACTGCCTCACCCGGGGCGCCAACTGCGGCAGCTTCCGTCCGCCGCGCACCTACCCCGGCCTGCGTGGCGCGATGACCTGGTCGATCAACTGGGACGTCACCCACAACAACTCCTTCGCCCGCACCGTCGCCCCCCACCTCCGCACCCTCCCCTGA
- a CDS encoding WGR domain-containing protein, with amino-acid sequence MSQETTYLELSETDGAAHKFYEVVVDDATLTVRYGRIGDQGQVKTSGYPDNAKARAAAAKKIGEKVRKGYAPAVRGVRQKRSVSRRQIVSTRSTARTAPVLWRYDSGAPAFGIFIDGRTCTVGNERGVITTLDHDARVLDQVRLPDGVKCIVADDAWIYAGCDDGNVYDLSGKIPRVAYTIAPDIDIYWLDIHDGVLGVSDADGGIAAVDHEDEFLWRRGGRGSSAWMVRCDSDAVYHGDSTGVSGYDWRTGQELWHTRTGSVLFGWQERDAVFAGTATREVVRIGKDGRHARTYRADAPVFSCATASDGRYVFAGDSQSSIYCFAEDGTRLWKLGTGCGSAYSMQYHDQRLYVVTTSGHLACIDASEPAIRAAEAGSVPDVVDVKAPARMPEPAAVTQVEVVADSGDGVIVECVEQGGRLRVHVLSSGFHRDWSVQFPKGIRQPGTRYLVTEVRESGRGGFYRAYGDIRRLR; translated from the coding sequence ATGTCGCAGGAGACGACCTACCTCGAACTGTCCGAAACGGATGGCGCAGCACACAAGTTCTACGAGGTGGTGGTCGACGACGCCACGCTGACCGTGCGCTACGGCCGGATCGGCGACCAGGGGCAGGTCAAGACCTCCGGCTACCCGGACAACGCGAAGGCGCGGGCCGCCGCCGCGAAGAAGATCGGCGAGAAGGTCCGCAAGGGGTACGCCCCGGCGGTGCGCGGCGTACGCCAGAAGCGTTCGGTGTCGCGGCGGCAGATCGTCAGCACCCGCTCGACCGCCCGCACCGCACCCGTGCTGTGGCGGTACGACTCGGGCGCCCCCGCGTTCGGCATCTTCATCGACGGCCGCACCTGCACGGTGGGCAACGAGCGGGGCGTCATCACCACGCTCGACCACGACGCCCGGGTGCTGGACCAGGTCCGCCTGCCCGACGGGGTGAAGTGCATCGTGGCCGACGACGCCTGGATCTACGCCGGCTGCGACGACGGCAACGTCTACGACCTCTCCGGCAAGATCCCCCGGGTGGCGTACACGATCGCGCCCGACATCGACATCTACTGGCTGGACATCCACGACGGCGTGCTGGGCGTATCCGACGCCGACGGCGGAATCGCGGCCGTCGACCACGAGGACGAGTTCCTCTGGCGTCGGGGCGGGCGCGGTTCGTCGGCCTGGATGGTTCGCTGCGACAGCGACGCGGTCTACCACGGCGACTCGACCGGGGTCAGCGGCTACGACTGGCGGACCGGGCAGGAGCTGTGGCACACCCGCACCGGCTCGGTGCTGTTCGGCTGGCAGGAGCGCGACGCGGTGTTCGCCGGCACCGCGACCCGCGAGGTGGTGCGCATCGGCAAGGACGGCCGGCACGCCCGCACCTACCGCGCCGACGCGCCGGTCTTCTCCTGTGCCACCGCCTCCGACGGCCGGTACGTCTTCGCCGGTGACAGCCAGTCCTCGATCTACTGCTTCGCCGAGGACGGCACCCGATTGTGGAAGCTCGGCACCGGCTGCGGCTCGGCGTACTCCATGCAATACCACGACCAGCGCCTCTACGTGGTCACCACCAGCGGCCACCTGGCCTGCATCGACGCCAGCGAGCCGGCGATCCGGGCGGCCGAGGCGGGCAGCGTGCCGGACGTGGTCGACGTGAAGGCACCGGCCCGGATGCCCGAGCCGGCCGCGGTCACCCAGGTCGAGGTGGTCGCCGACTCCGGTGACGGCGTGATCGTCGAGTGCGTCGAGCAGGGCGGTCGGCTGCGGGTGCACGTGCTCTCTTCCGGCTTCCACCGGGACTGGTCGGTGCAGTTCCCCAAGGGCATCCGCCAGCCCGGCACCCGCTACCTGGTCACCGAGGTCCGCGAGTCCGGCCGGGGCGGCTTCTACCGCGCCTACGGCGACATCCGCCGCCTGCGATGA
- a CDS encoding alpha-amylase family protein, which yields MSDRWYSEAVVYCLDIDTYADSDGDGVGDVRGLIGRLDYLARLGVTCLWLHPIHPSPNDDDGYDVTDFYTVDPRFGTLGDFAELLHQASNRGIRVIIDLVVNHTSDQHPWFVSARSSPDSPYRDWYVWSDQEPADRHQGMVFPGEQHETWTYDRTAKSWYYHRFYRFQPDLNTRNPQVRAEIKKIMSFWLQLGVAGFRMDAVPFIIERTEPGDPNPELDFEFLTELRQHVQWRRGDAVLLAEANVEPDQLPAFFGDSGGSANRVHMLFDFMLNGRLMLALARQDPEPVIEALRDTPALPEGGQWATFLRNHDEIDLSRLTAEQRNQVYAQFGPDESMRIYDRGIRRRLAPMLDNDRRRIELAYSLQFSLRGTPVLRYGEEIGMGEDLSLPGREAIRTPMQWSYEPNAGFSRAAPEKLVRPVIDKGEFRYEKVNVTLQRRDRTSLLGWFERMIRTLREAPEIGFGSTTHIDVPMPPGVLAHRADGPTGTMVFLHNLGTDDAEVDLSLLESEAELPIDVLADRNYDDVGKLDKLKIAGHGYRWIRLCRSWSS from the coding sequence ATGTCTGACAGGTGGTACTCGGAGGCGGTCGTGTACTGCCTCGACATCGACACGTACGCGGACTCCGACGGCGACGGGGTCGGCGACGTTAGGGGCCTGATCGGCCGGCTGGACTACCTGGCCCGGCTGGGCGTGACCTGCCTCTGGCTGCACCCCATCCACCCGTCGCCCAACGACGACGACGGGTACGACGTGACCGACTTCTACACCGTCGACCCCCGCTTCGGCACCCTCGGCGACTTCGCCGAACTGCTGCACCAGGCGAGCAACCGGGGCATCCGGGTGATCATCGACCTGGTGGTGAACCACACCTCCGACCAGCACCCGTGGTTCGTCTCCGCCCGCTCGTCGCCGGACTCGCCGTACCGCGACTGGTACGTCTGGTCCGACCAGGAGCCCGCGGACCGGCACCAGGGCATGGTCTTCCCGGGTGAGCAGCACGAGACCTGGACCTACGACCGGACCGCCAAGTCCTGGTACTACCACCGCTTCTACAGGTTCCAGCCGGACCTCAACACCAGGAACCCCCAGGTACGCGCCGAGATCAAGAAGATCATGTCGTTCTGGCTCCAGCTCGGGGTGGCCGGGTTCCGGATGGACGCGGTGCCGTTCATCATCGAGCGCACCGAGCCCGGCGACCCGAACCCGGAGCTGGACTTCGAGTTCCTCACCGAGCTGCGCCAGCACGTGCAGTGGCGTCGGGGCGACGCGGTGCTGCTGGCCGAGGCGAACGTCGAGCCGGACCAACTGCCCGCCTTCTTCGGTGACAGCGGTGGCTCGGCGAACCGGGTGCACATGCTCTTCGACTTCATGCTCAACGGGCGGCTGATGCTGGCCCTGGCCCGGCAGGACCCGGAGCCGGTGATCGAGGCGCTGCGCGACACCCCGGCCCTGCCGGAGGGTGGACAGTGGGCCACCTTCCTGCGCAACCACGACGAGATCGACCTGTCCCGGCTCACCGCCGAACAACGCAACCAGGTGTACGCGCAGTTCGGCCCGGACGAGAGCATGCGGATCTACGACCGGGGCATCCGTCGACGGTTGGCGCCGATGCTGGACAACGACCGGCGGCGCATCGAGTTGGCGTACTCCCTCCAGTTCTCGCTGCGCGGCACGCCGGTGCTGCGGTACGGCGAGGAGATCGGCATGGGGGAGGACCTGTCGCTACCGGGGCGGGAGGCGATCCGTACCCCGATGCAGTGGTCCTACGAGCCCAATGCCGGCTTCTCCCGCGCGGCGCCGGAGAAGCTGGTGCGCCCGGTCATCGACAAGGGCGAGTTCCGGTACGAGAAGGTCAACGTCACCCTGCAACGTCGGGACCGCACCTCGTTGCTCGGTTGGTTCGAGCGGATGATCCGTACGCTGCGCGAGGCCCCGGAGATCGGCTTCGGCTCGACCACCCACATTGACGTACCGATGCCCCCGGGAGTGCTGGCGCACCGGGCCGACGGACCGACCGGCACGATGGTCTTCCTGCACAACCTGGGCACCGACGACGCCGAGGTGGACCTGAGCCTGCTGGAGTCGGAGGCGGAGCTGCCGATCGACGTGCTCGCCGACCGCAACTACGACGACGTTGGCAAGCTGGACAAGCTCAAGATCGCCGGGCACGGGTACCGCTGGATCCGGCTCTGTCGATCCTGGTCCTCCTGA
- a CDS encoding DUF2795 domain-containing protein — protein sequence MTDSGAFLPEHLTGLDFPVSREDLIRWCQENGASTEQLETVRALPVEQFGSPGELGEALRAAT from the coding sequence ATGACCGACAGCGGCGCCTTCCTGCCGGAGCACCTCACGGGGCTGGACTTTCCCGTCTCGCGCGAGGACCTGATCCGCTGGTGCCAGGAGAACGGCGCCAGCACCGAGCAGTTGGAGACCGTCCGGGCGCTGCCGGTGGAGCAGTTCGGTTCGCCGGGCGAACTCGGTGAGGCGTTGCGCGCGGCGACCTAG
- a CDS encoding FAD-dependent oxidoreductase, which translates to MAERMIVVGGDAAGMATAAQARHRRDRDDLEIIAFERGHYTSYSACGIPYWISGLVDDAQQLVARDPATHREKYDIDVRLRHEVTEIDLDRREVVARDLDGGGEVRESFDTLMYATGAVPTKPDWARTDALGVFGVQTLDDGAALRAWLDADPEPRRAVVVGGGYIGVEMAEALVRRGLSVTLVERGEQPMSTVDPDMATLVTEAMRGLGVDIRTGVRVDALTERDGRVREVVTDDGPIPADVVVLGLGVRPNTALAEAAGMPIGPTGGIRVDRRMRVAELPDVWAAGDCVETLHRVSGMPVHVPLGTHANKQGRVAGINIGGGYATFAGVIGTAVAKVCDLEVGRTGLRERDALAAGFEFVSVIAESTNRAGYYPGARPMTVKLIAERPSGRLLGAQIVGWTEAAKRIDTLAVALWNRMTVDDMTALDLGYAPPYAPVWDPVLVAARKAVDALDPR; encoded by the coding sequence GTGGCGGAACGGATGATCGTCGTCGGCGGGGACGCCGCCGGCATGGCGACTGCCGCCCAGGCGCGGCACCGCCGCGACCGGGACGACCTGGAGATCATCGCATTCGAGCGGGGGCACTACACCTCGTACTCGGCGTGCGGCATCCCGTACTGGATCAGCGGCCTGGTGGACGACGCGCAGCAACTGGTGGCCCGGGACCCGGCGACCCACCGGGAGAAGTACGACATCGACGTCCGGCTCCGGCACGAGGTCACCGAGATCGACCTCGACCGCCGCGAGGTGGTCGCCCGCGACCTGGACGGCGGCGGCGAGGTCCGGGAGAGCTTCGACACCCTGATGTACGCCACCGGCGCGGTGCCGACCAAGCCGGACTGGGCGCGTACCGATGCGCTCGGGGTGTTCGGGGTGCAGACCCTCGACGACGGCGCGGCCCTGCGCGCGTGGCTGGACGCCGACCCGGAGCCGCGACGCGCGGTGGTGGTCGGCGGCGGCTACATCGGCGTGGAGATGGCCGAGGCGCTGGTCCGGCGCGGGCTGTCGGTGACCCTGGTCGAGCGGGGCGAGCAACCGATGTCGACCGTCGACCCGGACATGGCGACGCTGGTCACCGAGGCGATGCGGGGCCTGGGCGTGGACATCCGCACCGGCGTACGCGTCGACGCGCTCACCGAACGCGACGGCCGGGTCCGCGAGGTGGTCACCGACGACGGCCCGATCCCGGCCGACGTGGTGGTGCTCGGCCTCGGCGTACGCCCCAACACCGCGCTCGCCGAGGCGGCCGGCATGCCGATCGGTCCCACCGGCGGAATCAGGGTGGACCGCCGGATGCGGGTCGCCGAACTGCCCGATGTGTGGGCCGCCGGGGACTGCGTGGAGACCCTGCACCGGGTCAGCGGGATGCCGGTACACGTGCCGCTCGGCACGCACGCCAACAAGCAGGGCCGGGTGGCCGGCATCAACATCGGCGGCGGGTACGCCACCTTCGCCGGGGTGATCGGCACCGCCGTGGCCAAGGTCTGCGACCTGGAGGTGGGGCGTACCGGGCTTCGGGAACGCGATGCGCTGGCGGCCGGCTTCGAGTTCGTCTCGGTGATCGCGGAGTCGACCAACCGGGCCGGCTACTACCCGGGCGCCCGGCCGATGACCGTCAAGCTGATTGCCGAACGACCCAGCGGCCGGCTGCTCGGCGCCCAGATCGTCGGCTGGACCGAGGCGGCGAAGCGGATCGACACGTTGGCCGTGGCGCTGTGGAACCGGATGACGGTGGACGACATGACCGCGCTCGACCTCGGCTACGCCCCGCCGTACGCCCCGGTCTGGGACCCGGTGCTGGTCGCCGCCCGCAAGGCCGTCGACGCCCTCGACCCGCGCTGA
- a CDS encoding DedA family protein has translation MALTQDVDPSQLGGLTGWVAGVIEAGGAVGVALLVALESIIPPIPSEIVLALAGYLAGEGRFNVVVVTVAATAGSLLGALVLYWLGAALGEERLKRWLDRLPLVDLDDLEKADRWFERHGRWAVFFGRMAPVVRSLVSIPAGANRMPLVEFVTLTTLGSGIWNGLFIGLGYALGSQWHQIDHYSSWFDYGIIAVFVLMIASWAVKKKRRRSRTRTPASR, from the coding sequence ATGGCACTCACCCAGGACGTCGACCCGAGCCAACTCGGTGGGTTGACCGGCTGGGTGGCCGGTGTGATCGAGGCGGGCGGCGCGGTGGGAGTAGCCCTGCTGGTCGCCCTGGAGAGCATCATCCCGCCGATCCCCAGCGAGATCGTGCTGGCGCTGGCCGGCTACCTGGCCGGCGAGGGCCGGTTCAACGTGGTCGTCGTGACCGTCGCGGCCACCGCCGGCTCCCTGCTGGGTGCGCTGGTGCTCTACTGGCTCGGTGCCGCGCTCGGTGAGGAACGGCTCAAACGCTGGCTCGACCGCCTGCCGCTGGTGGATCTGGATGACCTGGAGAAGGCCGACCGCTGGTTCGAGCGGCACGGCCGGTGGGCGGTCTTCTTCGGCCGGATGGCACCGGTGGTACGCAGCCTGGTGTCGATACCGGCCGGCGCGAACCGGATGCCGCTGGTCGAGTTCGTCACGCTCACCACACTGGGCAGCGGCATCTGGAACGGGCTGTTCATCGGGCTCGGCTACGCGCTCGGCTCGCAGTGGCACCAGATCGACCACTACAGCTCCTGGTTCGACTACGGCATCATCGCCGTCTTCGTCCTCATGATCGCCTCATGGGCGGTCAAGAAGAAGCGCCGCCGCTCCCGCACCCGCACTCCCGCCTCCCGCTGA